GCTTTAAAGACTCTATTAGGCACGGAATTGGACATGGAATTGGCTTAGAGGTGCATGAGCTACCTTTCCTTAAAGACGCATCAAACACTCGCTGCCTTGAAGAAGATATGGCCATCACCATAGAGCCTGGAATTTATCTGGATGGCATTGGAGGAATACGTATTGAAAATAGTGTCCTTATAAAAGAGGATTCTTACGAAGACCTTACAAAACGCGATACTGATATATTCGTTATGAAATAAACTTTAGATAATTACCTTTATGGATGCACTCAAAGTTTGCTTGAGGATAGGTTTCAAGCCAAAGTTTGGGTGCTTTGATCTCTGCTTTTTGCCATTTAAATTCATAACCAAATAACTCCCCATCCCTTTCTTCAACCCAATCTAATTCTTTTTGATCATAAGTACGCCAGAAAAAATTATGGCTCCCTATTTGGAAGGCCAACAAAATAAGAAGATCAATAAGTCTTTTAGCCTATGAATATTTTTATGGCTGAATTTTCATAAATTCAGCCATTTTGATTCAGATTGACAAAGTTAGTAAAGATAAATAAACTGTAGGCCATGAGCTTGCGAACAAAATTATTCATCTGGATTGGATCTTTGCTTCTTCTTGCAACGATTCTCTCTTGCCTGATTCCCAAATACATCATCTCAACAGATCTAAACACGATGATCTATTCCTTCAGAAGACATGTTCATCACGAACTTGAAATTGAAGGTCAGATGAAAGAGAAAAATTTTGAAAATATTCTCGGCACACAAAACTTAATACTTTCAAGAAATCTTCTCTATCTCTACAAAGAATTCGCTTCTTCTAAAAATTTCCAGCCAGAAAATGATGATAAAGCCCTTTGGAAAGAAGCCACCAAAATTTTTGATTTAAATCCTGATATTAACTTTTTACAACTTTCTCAAGCAGATAAAATTCTCTTTAGCACTCCTACAAAAATGAATACATCTATTGATGTAGAAACATATTACAATAACAATCTACCAGACCACGGTGCGCCGCCCATAGCAAAAGGTCTTCTTTTCCTAAACACTTTTCACGATATTCTTCCTAGCAAAGTAATGAAAATTACAGAAACCTCCGACAAAAAACCTATCTTTCTTACACTTGGGGAAAGCTTATTGCCAAGCATATTAAATATTCTTCCAACGCCCTCAAGCCTTGCTATTTTTCTTACAAAAGATGCAACCTTTCTCTTTGCAATAGACGCTTCTGGGAATATAGTTAAAGAGTCCTTTTTTAAAGAGATTTCTTATACAACTCTTTTTAACGAACCTTTCGGAACGCTTCAGATAGAAACTTCCAAATACCACTATTATAAACTCGGACAGCTTGAAAAGCCCCCCTTTCAAGTTTTAATTTTATCACCCGACTCAATAAAATCTCTTTATTATTTTGAAGATCGAATGATCCAACAAATGCAGACAACGGGCTTTAAACTCTTTTTACAGATCTTTGCATTGGGCGTTTTAATTTTGGGAGCAGCTCTCATCGTTCTTGCTATACTATCCAAAAAAATTACAAAACCTATCTCTATGATTACACTCGCAGCTGAAGAGATCCTGGAAGGTCATTATCATGACCTTCA
This portion of the Chlamydiales bacterium genome encodes:
- a CDS encoding adenylate/guanylate cyclase domain-containing protein is translated as MRTKLFIWIGSLLLLATILSCLIPKYIISTDLNTMIYSFRRHVHHELEIEGQMKEKNFENILGTQNLILSRNLLYLYKEFASSKNFQPENDDKALWKEATKIFDLNPDINFLQLSQADKILFSTPTKMNTSIDVETYYNNNLPDHGAPPIAKGLLFLNTFHDILPSKVMKITETSDKKPIFLTLGESLLPSILNILPTPSSLAIFLTKDATFLFAIDASGNIVKESFFKEISYTTLFNEPFGTLQIETSKYHYYKLGQLEKPPFQVLILSPDSIKSLYYFEDRMIQQMQTTGFKLFLQIFALGVLILGAALIVLAILSKKITKPISMITLAAEEILEGHYHDLHLPKIENSNDEIAILTSSFSRMISGLQAKEKIRGLLDKVVSKEIAAEILKDGVQLGGEMKHATILFSDIRGYTHLTENTDPKIIIKYLNYYMTEMSKIVEEEGGVIDKYVGDEIMALYGVPLDIKNAADKAVKTAILMMEKLVDINIIRKEGNRPPLKIGIGIHSGEVIAGNMGANTRLNYTVLGATVNLANRLCAAAEPMQIRISKETLESLTIKDSLVIEELPAIIYKGFSNPLVTYAIKGYKYS